The DNA window ACGGTGGACGCCTTGATCGAGCTGGCGCGGGACGCTGCGGCGCGTGCGACCCCTCAGAATCCTGTGGCGTCCGCCTCCACGGCCGCCTGGACCGAGGGCCCGGCCTCCGATCCGGGCGACGACATGATCGTGGGCAAGGCACTTCGGGAGCTGCACGACACCGCCGAGCGCATCGCCGCTTCGGAGCTGAGCGTGATCCTTCACGGCGAGACCGGGACGGGCAAGGAGGTGCTCGCCCATTTCATCCACGAGCGCAGCGCACGGCGGAGCAAGCCGATGGTCTGCGTCAACTGCGGTGCCGTTCCGGCCACGCTGCTGGAGAGCACCCTGTTCGGCTACGAGAAGGGCGCGTTCACCGGCGCGAACCAGCCGCAGACCGGCATGTTCGAAGCGGCTCACGGCGGCACCCTCTTCCTCGACGAGATCGGCGAGCTGTCCCTCGCCGCACAGGCTGCCCTCCTGCGCGTCCTCGAGAGCGGCAAGCTGACCCGCGTCGGCTCGACGAAGGAGAAGGACGTCGACGTCCGCGTCATCGCGGCCACGCACTGCGACCTGGAGGAGATGGTCGCGGAGAAGACGTTCCGTCAGGACCTCTATTTCCGGCTGAACACCATGGTCCTCCAGCTCCCCCCCTTGCGAGAGCGGGTCGACGAGATCGACAAGTTCGTCGACCGCTTCCGGCTGAGGGCGAACAAGATCAACAAGCGCCACGTGAAGGGCATTTCTCGGGACGCCGCCGCGCTGCTGCGCGCCTACACCTGGCCAGGGAACGTGCGCGAGCTGCGCAACGTCGTGGACCGGGCCGTGGTCCTGGCCCGCGGGGAGCTCATCCAGCCCGAGGATCTCCCCTCCCGCTTGCGCGAGGCGAACCCAGCCCCCTCCCTCCAGCCCGACCCCGCGCTGGAGACGCCAGCCCAGGACAGCGCATCGTTGCCCGAGAAGGCGGCGCCCAGTTCCGCCGTGGTGCTGCGGCAACCTTCCGTCCCTTCAGCCAAGATCAAGGCGCAGGTCTCCGAGTTCGAAGCGAAGAAGCTGCGAGAGACCCTGGCCGAGGTGGGAGGCAGCCGCGCCAAGGCCGCCGAGAAGCTCGGGATGCCGCTCCGCACCCTGTCCCGCAAAGTGAAGAAGTACGGTCTCGTGTAGCGCGCCCACGGGCCACGAGCTTTCGTGCTTCAGCGTCCGCGAGGGAGCCGGACGCCGAAACCCCGACAGATCCCGCGGGATCATCCCCCCGGTCGCGCGTTCTGGACCTCGGCGCGACGTGATCGAGCCAGCTGCACGGCGGCGGGGACCTCAGCGCAACCTGATCGAGCCAGCTGCACGGCGGCGGGGACCTCAGCGCAACCTGATCGAGCCAGCGGCACGGCGGCGGGGACCCCAGCGCAGCGTGATCGAGCCAGCGGCACGGCGGCGGGGACCCCAGCGCAGCGTCAGTTGCCGCCGCCCGCGCCGCCGACGCCGCTGCTTCCGCCCGCGCCGCCGACGCCGCTGCTTCCGCCCGCGCCGCCGACGCCGCTGCTTCCGCCCGCGCCTCCTTGACCACCGGAGCCGCCCGAGCCGCCAACACCCTGGCTTCCTCCCGAGCCACCCGAGCCACCGACGCCGGCTCCGCCGCCCTGTCCGCCGGAGCCGCCCTCTCCACCGGCGCCCTGTCCGCCGGAGCCGCCCATGCCGCCTTGGCCGCCGGTACCGCCCTGCCCGCCGGAGCCGCCCATGCCACCTTGGCCGCCTGTGCCGCCCTGTCCGCCCTGTCCGCCGGAGCCGCCCTGACCGCCAGCGCCGCCTGCGGCACCCTGTCCACCTGCGCCGCCTCCTCCGCCCGTGTTCGAGGGCGTTCCACCGGAGCCGCCGTCACCCGTTCCGCCGGCGGAGCCGCTCGTGTCCGTGATCAGGCTCCGATCCGCGGTCGCAATCAGCTCGCAGCCGCTCGCGCAAGAGAGGGCGAGGGTCCCGAGGAGGGCACCGGCCCACCTGCTGGTTCGTCGTTGGCCATTCATGGTGGCCACACCCACAACATGCCAGGTCCGGCGTCAACCTCCTCCGAATCCGACCTCACTGAAGGCCCCCCGGCAGGACCTCCCTGCTGGCCACGGATGGCCAGTCTCTGGCCAGCAGCCTGGCCAGGCTTGGCCAGCCAGCATCGTCGTGATCTGGCCATCGATGGCAGCGCACGGCCATCCAGGGATTTCTGGCGATGGCACGAAGCCTGCTCCAGCGGATCATCGACGTGAACACACGGACCTGCGCCACAACGATGCTCCGCGCCACGCCGCCAGACCGGCTGCATCGCGCACCGCCACCGCACGGAGCGCCATCCTCATCGGGGGCGAGCACGGTGGCGTCGAACGGCGTGCCGGCCGCACCGGGAGCGAGCGCGGGGGCACCGTGGGAAGCGCTTACTCCGCAGCGGGGCACCTTCTCGCTGCAGCCGGGAGCGCCCTCGCCTTGCCGGCGTGAACCTCTGGGCGAAGGGGTGCGTCCGGGTGGGGTAGCATCGCGCCCGGTGATGAGCGTTACGCAGCCAGCAGACCTCCTCCGGGCGGATGCGTCGATGATGTTGGGTTCCTATCGTGTCGTGGGTGTGCTGGCGCGCGGGGGCATGGGCCTCGTGTACCGCGGGGAGCACGAGCGCTCTGGCGAGGCCGTGGCCTTGAAGACGGTGCGCTCTGTCGTGGGCGATCAGCTCGCCAGCATCCGGCGCGAGATCCAGGCGCTGCGGCGGGTGCGGCACCCGGGCATCGTGCGCATCCTCGACGACGGCGTGTCGGAGGGGCTGCCCTGGGTGGCCATGCCGCTCCTGCAAGGTCGCACGCTGCGGCAGCACCTCGCCTCGCTGTGGGTCGAGCCGTCGGGCGAGGCGCGCGGGGCGCGCGGGGCGCGCGGGATCGCCGCAGACAGCGCGGGGACGGCGGCGCTCGCGACGGCGTTGCTCGGTGATGCGGCTGGTCGCGCGTCGGACCATGCGGAGGACTCCGCGCCCGGCGCCGTCACGCCAGGGATGCCGGATGCCTCGAGAGAGGCGGCAGGGACCCGTCCTGTAGCGCGTGGCGCGGTGCTCGCGGGGATGCTGTCGCTGCTGCGACGCCTGTGCGAGCCCCTCGCGTTCCTGCACGGCGAGGGGTTGGTGCACCGGGATCTCAAGCCCGAGAACGTATTCCTCCAGGAAGACGGGAGGCCCGTGCTGGTCGATCTGGGGATCGCCGCGCACGTGGGCGACGCCGGAGGGCGTGAGGTGCTCGAGGTGGCACTCCTCCAGGGGACGCCTCAGTACATGGCGCCAGAGCAGCTCCGTGGCGAGCTGGTCGACGCACGGGCCGATCTCTACGCGCTCGGTTGCATCCTGTACGAGTGCGCGACGGGACAGCCGCCGTTCACGGGGGAGAGCTTCGCCTCGGTGCGCCACCAGCACCTGCACGAGCGGCCCCTGCCGCCCTCGCTGCGTGTTCCAGGGCTGCCCGTCGCGCTCGATCAGCTCGTGCTCCAGCTCCTGGAGAAGCGGCCGGAGGATCGGCCGGGCTACGCGATGGATGTCGCGGCGGCGCTCTCGGCGCTCGGTGCCGACGCAGGCCCGGAAGCAGGGCGCCCCGACGCGGGGCCGACGCCGCGGGCATACCTGTACCGGCCGGGACTCCTGGGTCGCGCCGAGGCGATGACCACTCTGGAGGAGGCGATCGGCGCGATGGCCCGCCGAGAGCGCGGGGGCATGGTGCTGGTTCGGGGCGAGAGCGGCGTGGGCAAGACGCGCCTCTTGCGGGAGATGACGCGGATCGCCGTCCAGCGGAGCGGCTCCCACCAGGAAATCACCGTGCTCGCGGGGCGCTGCGCCGCGCTCGGGACCAGTGAGGGGAGCGTGCGCGGCGAGGGGAGCAGCGGCCCCCTGCACGCCTTCCGCTCGGTGCTCATGGAGGTGGCGGACCGCGCGCGCGCCGGCGGCCACGAGGTGTCCGAGCATTTGCTCGGGCCGCGCGGCAAGATCCTGTCGGTCTACGAGCCCGCACTCCTGGGTCTGCCAGGTCAGCAGGAGCAGCCCACACCAGCGGCGCTACCCCCGGAGGCCGCGCGGGCCCGCGTGATCGCGTCGCTGGAGGAGACGATCACGGCCCTGTCGGCGTCGTCCCCGCTGCTCCTGGTGCTCGACGATCTGCAGTGGAGCGACGAGCTGTCGTTGAGCCTCGTGGAGGCGCTCTCGCGCGAGAGCGAGGCGCGCCGCGGCGTGCTGGTCGTCGCGACCTACAGGGCGGAGGAGACGCGGCCCGAACTGGAGGCGCTGTCCGCGCTCCCCGGGGTGAGGTCGATCGCGCTGAGCCGCCTGGACGCGCCGAGCGTCAAGGCGATGGTCTCCGACATGCTCGCCCTGCGGACACCGCCGCGCGGGGTGCTGGAGGCGCTGGTCGGGCACTCGAGCGGCAACCCGTTCTTCGTGGCGGAGTACCTGCGGGCGGCGATCGGTGAGGGGATGCTGCGGCGCGACGCAGCCGGGCGGTGGCAGTTCGAGGCCGGGAGCCCGGGATCCGCCCTGTCGTCGCTCCCGCTGCCCGACACGCTCGCCGCGCTGGTGGAGCGGCGGCTGCGGCGGCTGGAAGACGGCGGCCGTGCGCTGCTGGCCTGGGCCGCAGTGCTGGGTCAAGAGCTGGAGACGGAGCTGCTCCTCGCCGGCGCCTCGAGCGAGGCAGAGGCCGAGGAAGCCATCGAGGCGCTGCGGGTCCGGCAAGTGCTGGAAGCTGGACCGGGTGGAAGGCTGCGGTTCGTGCACGACAAGATCCGCGAGATCGCCTACGAGCGCCTTGGCGAAGCCGCGCGCCTGGAGCTGCACCGCAAGGCAGGGGCGCTGCTGGAGGCGCGCCACGGCGAGGCGCGCGACATGGCGTCGACCCTGGCGCACCATTTCCTGCGCGGTCGTGTGCACGGCAAGGCTGGGCGGTACTTCGCGCGTGCCGCGGAGCGAGCACGGGAGGTCTACGCGAACGGCGAGGCCATCCGGTTCTACCAGGCGGGCATCGAGGCGGTCCGAGAAGAGGCGGCCCGTGGTGGCGAGTTCGGCGAAGGGGAGATGCCGGATCTCGCTGCCCTGCACGAGCGGCTCGGCGACGTGCTCGGGCTGGTAGGGCGCCAGGGCGACGCGCGCGGCGCGTACGAGGCCGCGCTCGCCGTGGGGCCCGAGCCTCCGCATCTCCATCCGGCGCGGCTGTTGCGTAAGCTCGGAGAAAGTCTGGAGCTGCACCACGATCATGACGCAGCCCTCTCGCGGTACGCGGAGGCCGAGGCTGCGCTGGGCGAGAGGCCAGCCGGTCGTGCCGCGGCCTGGTGGGACGAGTGGCTGCTCGTGCAGATGAACTGCATCGCCATTCATTACTGGCGTGCGGACGTCGAGCGCGTGCGCGCGCTGGTCGAGACGATTCGCCCTGTGGTCGAAGAGAACGCGACGGCCATGCAGCGCGCACACTTCTTGAGCGTGCTGGTGAAGATGAACCTCCAGCGAGAGCGCTACGCGACCTCTGCCGAGACCGTGCAGCTCTCGCGTGCCTGCTTCGCCGCCTTCGAGCAAGCCGAGGGCACCCCGGAGGGACTCCTCTCGTTGAGGGCGCGCTTCAGCTTGGGGTTCAACCTCATGATGAATGACGCCCACCTGGAGGCCGAGGAGCAGTTCAGCGCCGTGCTGCACATCGCCGAGCGCACCGGGGACATCGAGATGCAGACGCGCTGCCTGTCTTACCTGGCGATCGTCCAGCGGCGATTGGGTCGGCTGCTGCTCGCCGAGACCCTGGCCGAGCGGAGCCTGGCCACCGCCCGGGCCGCGGGAATGAACGAGTACGCTGGCGCCGCCCTGGGGACGCTGGCCTGGGTCGCGCTTCGCCGCGGTCACCACGACGAGGCGGCGATGCGCGCCCAGGAAGCCCTCGCGCACTGGGCTCCCTCGTCGCACGTCTACCCGTTCGAGTGGGTCGCGCGCCTGCCCCTCCTCGCGCATCTCCTCCGCGTGGAGGCCGGAGACGAAGACATTTTGGTTCACCTGAAGGCCATTCTCGACACCCGGCAGCAGCGCTTGCCGGATGCGATCGCAGACGCGCTGAGCCAGGCAGAGGAAGCTGGACACCGCGGGTCGAACGAACAGGCCCGCACCGCGCTCGCGCGGGCGATCGAGGCCGCTGCGGAGCAGGGATTCGCTTGAGCTGATTCGCGCCTTTCGAGTTCGTCCCGGCGTTGCCGGGCATTGATTTCGCGGCAGGCGAGGCATGCGGCCTCGCTGGTTCGCCGCGTCATGGACCCGTCCGTGCGGACGGGAGGAGCAGTGTCATGTCCATCGAGAGTCTGAACGTCGACGATCCGCGCAGTTTCATCTTCACCATCGATGGCTCTCCGGAGCCTCTGTATCAGGTCGAGTCGAGGCAGTGGGCACGCCCGGAATACCGCTGGGCGGCGTCGGAGATCCCGGCCGAGATCCGCACCAAGGTCGCCGAGCTGGAATCGAACGGGAAGCCCGGCGCCTTCGTGCGGTTCGAGGATGACCAAGATGGCGTCTACGTCATCTGTGAACAGAACATCAAAATGGTCCCCGAGGTGGCCGACGAGGATGTGCTCATCGCAGGGAGCCTCAATGCGAGCAGCGGCCGCTCCCTTTCTCATTACGACATCGTCGTCCACGCGAAGGCCGGTCCAGTTCCCAGCAATGGCGAGACGCTCTCGACCGAGATCGGTGAATATTACGTCATTCGCTACGAGAACTGGGGCCGCTACGTGCTCCATCAGAGCATGCGGCCCCAGGACGTCGTGACGACCAAGGAGATCCTGCTCCTGCTCGAGCGACTTCACGGGACGAACTTCCTGTCGATGACGCCCGACAAGCCGGAGGAGGGCCTCCCTCCGAACGTCGATGGGCCGACCGACGCAATCGTCGCCTGCAATTGCTACGTCCTCAACCTGGCGCGCTTCAAGCGCTGAACCCACCGATTGCAGCTCTCCGACGATTGAAGAGGCACCATGAATCCCACCCCGAACGCAACCTCTCCGGACCCCGCGGCCCCCCCCACCGCCGCGGGATCGGCGGGGCCCGCAGCCCCCCTGAGCCCCACGCCGCCGGCCGCAAAGCAGTTCCTCGCCGGCACCCACCGGATCGTCGCTCCTGAAGAGACGGTGGCGCACGTCCGGAGGTTGATGCCGGTGATGGGAATCACCCGCATCGCCGACGTCACCGGCCTCGACACGCTCGGCGTGCCCGTGGTCATGGTGACGCGGCCAGGTGCCCGCTCGATCTCGGTCTCGCAGGGCAAGGGGCTGACGCTCGACGCGGCCCGCGCCTCGGGGTTGATGGAGTCGGTCGAACACTGGCACGCGGAGCACGTGCAGCTCCCCCTCAAGCTGGGGACCGTCAACGAGCTCCGCTACCGGCACCGGCTGATCGACGTCGGCCGCCTACCGCGCCTCGCCATCGGGGCATTCCACGACAACCTGCGCCTGTTCTGGGTGGCGGGGATGGACCTCGCGGTGGGCGCGCCGACGTGGGTGCCCTTCGAGATCGTGCACGCCGACTACTCGTTGCCGCTCCTTGCTGGCACGGGCTGCTTCGTGATGAACACGAGCGGCCTGGCCTCGGGCAACCACCCGCACGAGGCGGTCAGCCACGGGATCTGCGAGCTGATCGAGCGTGACGCGGCCACCTTGTGGCACCTGTCGAGCGAGGCGCACAAGTGCGCCACCCGCGTCGACCTGGGCACGGTGGACGACCTGGCCTGCCGTGACATCCTCGACCGGGTGACGCGGGCCGGGGTGGCGGTCTTCGTCTGGGAAATCACCTCCGACGTGGGCGTGCCGGCCTTCTCCTGCACGATCGTGGACGCGGAGCCCAACCCCTACCGCACCGTGGCGCCGATGCGCGGTTACGGCTGTCACCCCTCGCGCGGGGTGGCCCTGCTGCGGGCCCTGACGGAGGCCGCGCAGAGCCGATTGACGGTGATCACCGGCGCGCGTGACGACATCCGGGCGCAAGGGAACGGCCCCGAAGAAGATCTGCGCGCCGCGCGGCATTTCCTTTCACTCCATGCCAGGCAGGAGACGCCTCGCCGGTTCGACGAGGCGCCCGACAACCCGAGCGAGACGCTCGACGAGGACGTGGCCTGGGAGCTGGAGCGCCTGCGCGCCGTGGGCCTCGACCAGGTGGTCACCGTCGATCTCTCCCGCCCCGAGCTGGGCGTGCCGGTGGTGCGGGTGGTGATCCCAGGGCTCGAGCCCCTCTACGACGTGCCCG is part of the Chondromyces crocatus genome and encodes:
- a CDS encoding sigma 54-interacting transcriptional regulator; translation: MSMESGKGRGVETCTERLPGEPELPSPPEMVLWLMVHYSDGVEPARLVAGQPLVVGRTDPSDLRIPDRTLSRTHARFTLSEGRIVVEDLRSTNGSFVAGKRIERAEIEIGGEIMLGMVTVRVSAFGTIKDVSVEAEGQFRRRLEDEAARAHLFRRPFAVLAVRIPGGGTERTTVGGWTHGLTTKLRLVDKLSLYTPDTALVLLPEMEREAALTAARGLATLRAEGHAPFHVGVAVYPEAATTVDALIELARDAAARATPQNPVASASTAAWTEGPASDPGDDMIVGKALRELHDTAERIAASELSVILHGETGTGKEVLAHFIHERSARRSKPMVCVNCGAVPATLLESTLFGYEKGAFTGANQPQTGMFEAAHGGTLFLDEIGELSLAAQAALLRVLESGKLTRVGSTKEKDVDVRVIAATHCDLEEMVAEKTFRQDLYFRLNTMVLQLPPLRERVDEIDKFVDRFRLRANKINKRHVKGISRDAAALLRAYTWPGNVRELRNVVDRAVVLARGELIQPEDLPSRLREANPAPSLQPDPALETPAQDSASLPEKAAPSSAVVLRQPSVPSAKIKAQVSEFEAKKLRETLAEVGGSRAKAAEKLGMPLRTLSRKVKKYGLV
- a CDS encoding serine/threonine-protein kinase PknK, producing MMLGSYRVVGVLARGGMGLVYRGEHERSGEAVALKTVRSVVGDQLASIRREIQALRRVRHPGIVRILDDGVSEGLPWVAMPLLQGRTLRQHLASLWVEPSGEARGARGARGIAADSAGTAALATALLGDAAGRASDHAEDSAPGAVTPGMPDASREAAGTRPVARGAVLAGMLSLLRRLCEPLAFLHGEGLVHRDLKPENVFLQEDGRPVLVDLGIAAHVGDAGGREVLEVALLQGTPQYMAPEQLRGELVDARADLYALGCILYECATGQPPFTGESFASVRHQHLHERPLPPSLRVPGLPVALDQLVLQLLEKRPEDRPGYAMDVAAALSALGADAGPEAGRPDAGPTPRAYLYRPGLLGRAEAMTTLEEAIGAMARRERGGMVLVRGESGVGKTRLLREMTRIAVQRSGSHQEITVLAGRCAALGTSEGSVRGEGSSGPLHAFRSVLMEVADRARAGGHEVSEHLLGPRGKILSVYEPALLGLPGQQEQPTPAALPPEAARARVIASLEETITALSASSPLLLVLDDLQWSDELSLSLVEALSRESEARRGVLVVATYRAEETRPELEALSALPGVRSIALSRLDAPSVKAMVSDMLALRTPPRGVLEALVGHSSGNPFFVAEYLRAAIGEGMLRRDAAGRWQFEAGSPGSALSSLPLPDTLAALVERRLRRLEDGGRALLAWAAVLGQELETELLLAGASSEAEAEEAIEALRVRQVLEAGPGGRLRFVHDKIREIAYERLGEAARLELHRKAGALLEARHGEARDMASTLAHHFLRGRVHGKAGRYFARAAERAREVYANGEAIRFYQAGIEAVREEAARGGEFGEGEMPDLAALHERLGDVLGLVGRQGDARGAYEAALAVGPEPPHLHPARLLRKLGESLELHHDHDAALSRYAEAEAALGERPAGRAAAWWDEWLLVQMNCIAIHYWRADVERVRALVETIRPVVEENATAMQRAHFLSVLVKMNLQRERYATSAETVQLSRACFAAFEQAEGTPEGLLSLRARFSLGFNLMMNDAHLEAEEQFSAVLHIAERTGDIEMQTRCLSYLAIVQRRLGRLLLAETLAERSLATARAAGMNEYAGAALGTLAWVALRRGHHDEAAMRAQEALAHWAPSSHVYPFEWVARLPLLAHLLRVEAGDEDILVHLKAILDTRQQRLPDAIADALSQAEEAGHRGSNEQARTALARAIEAAAEQGFA
- a CDS encoding YcaO-like family protein, whose amino-acid sequence is MNPTPNATSPDPAAPPTAAGSAGPAAPLSPTPPAAKQFLAGTHRIVAPEETVAHVRRLMPVMGITRIADVTGLDTLGVPVVMVTRPGARSISVSQGKGLTLDAARASGLMESVEHWHAEHVQLPLKLGTVNELRYRHRLIDVGRLPRLAIGAFHDNLRLFWVAGMDLAVGAPTWVPFEIVHADYSLPLLAGTGCFVMNTSGLASGNHPHEAVSHGICELIERDAATLWHLSSEAHKCATRVDLGTVDDLACRDILDRVTRAGVAVFVWEITSDVGVPAFSCTIVDAEPNPYRTVAPMRGYGCHPSRGVALLRALTEAAQSRLTVITGARDDIRAQGNGPEEDLRAARHFLSLHARQETPRRFDEAPDNPSETLDEDVAWELERLRAVGLDQVVTVDLSRPELGVPVVRVVIPGLEPLYDVPGFVPGARARARWCAEEHAS